The sequence AAAGCTGAAAAGAAAGCCGCTGAACGTGCCTTAACTTTAATTGAAGGTAAACAATGAACTCAACACCATTTCGTTCCGGTTATATCGCTATTATCGGTCGTCCTAATGTCGGCAAATCGACATTAATTAATCGTATTCTTGGCCAAAAACTGTGTATTACTTCGCGTCGGCCACAAACTACTCGCCATCGTATTCTGGGCATTAAAACCACTGACAAGGGGCAATTCATCTATGTGGATACACCCGGTATGCACAGTGATGGCAAAAAAGCGATGAACCGTTATATGAATCGTGCTGCGGCTGCCTCGATTGATGATGTGGATGTGGTGTTGTTTGTGGTGGAAGGTCTGAAGTGGACAGAAGATGATCAGCGCGTATTAAAACGCATTCAACAAGATGCACGTTCGCCGGTTATTTTAGTGTTAAACAAAGCAGATAAATTATCAGATAAATCTGATTTATTACCACAAATACAAGAGCTTGCACCCCAGTATGATTTTGCTGCTGTTGTGCCTATTTCTGCACGCAAAGGTATGAATACCGACGTACTGGAACAGGAAATAGCCAAGTTAATGCCGGAAGGCGAGATGATCTTTGATGAAGATCAGTTAACCGATCGCAGTTCTCGATTTCTGGCCGGTGAAATCGTTCGTGAAAAATTATTCCGTTATCTTGGGCAGGAACTGCCTTACTCACTCACTGTAGAAATTGAGCAGTTTGAGGAAGAAGAAGGCATGTACCGGATCGGCGCTGTTGTTTATGTTGAGCGTAGCGGTCAGAAATCCATCGTGATTGGTAAAAAGGGTGAACAGCTCAAACTCATAGGCCAGGATGCACGACTGGAAATGGAACAGTTATTCGGCTGTAAAGTCTTTTTACAAATCTGGGTTAAGGTGCGTGAAGGCTGGTCTGACAACGAACGTATGTTAAGAAATCTGGGTTATAACGACGATTTGTAGTGGTCGCTTGTGGAGCTGACATCAGCCTTTATTCTACATCACAGACCGTATCGGGAAACCAGTTCACTGGTCGATGTGTTAACCCGTGATCATGGTCGTGTAAGTCTGGTGGCCCGGGGGCTCAGGCAGACAAAAAAACGGTCATCATTGATACAGATATTCCAGCCAGTATGGTTAAGCTGGTATGGCCGTGGTGACTTAGTGACCTTAAGTCAGATAGAAAAAGATGAGCCCGGTTATCGTTTGCTCGGAAATGCCAGTTTGTGCGGGCTTTATATGAATGAGTTATTGGTGAAATTACTCCCTGTTCATGAAGCTGAACCAGACATTTTTGATGCCTATCGCCAGGCTCTCTCTTCGCTCCAGCAAAAGAATAATGAGCAGATTACACTGCGTTTATTTGAAAAAGCCTTACTGAGTCATCTTGGTTATGGCTTGGCCTTAACGGTGGATGCCGAGTCGGGAGAAGCGATTGAAGAGGATGGTATTTATATCTACTACCCTGACAGCGGTCCTCGACGTGTATTCGGTCAGCGTCTGCAAAATACGGTATCAGGACGAAGTCTGCGTCATCTCGAACAAGAAGCCGGGTTTGATGAGCTTAGCCTGAAAGAAATCAAACATATGATGCGGTCAGTGATAAATTATTATCTGGGCGGCCGGACTTTACATAGCCG is a genomic window of Methylophaga thalassica containing:
- the era gene encoding GTPase Era, translated to MNSTPFRSGYIAIIGRPNVGKSTLINRILGQKLCITSRRPQTTRHRILGIKTTDKGQFIYVDTPGMHSDGKKAMNRYMNRAAAASIDDVDVVLFVVEGLKWTEDDQRVLKRIQQDARSPVILVLNKADKLSDKSDLLPQIQELAPQYDFAAVVPISARKGMNTDVLEQEIAKLMPEGEMIFDEDQLTDRSSRFLAGEIVREKLFRYLGQELPYSLTVEIEQFEEEEGMYRIGAVVYVERSGQKSIVIGKKGEQLKLIGQDARLEMEQLFGCKVFLQIWVKVREGWSDNERMLRNLGYNDDL
- the recO gene encoding DNA repair protein RecO, whose translation is MELTSAFILHHRPYRETSSLVDVLTRDHGRVSLVARGLRQTKKRSSLIQIFQPVWLSWYGRGDLVTLSQIEKDEPGYRLLGNASLCGLYMNELLVKLLPVHEAEPDIFDAYRQALSSLQQKNNEQITLRLFEKALLSHLGYGLALTVDAESGEAIEEDGIYIYYPDSGPRRVFGQRLQNTVSGRSLRHLEQEAGFDELSLKEIKHMMRSVINYYLGGRTLHSRQLFAGLNQFNTKTN